The following proteins come from a genomic window of Terribacillus aidingensis:
- a CDS encoding GPR1/FUN34/YaaH family transporter — protein sequence METTKTVKVLTADPSALGLFGLAMVTLVASSQKLGLTEGLSMVLPWAFFLGGIAQLIASAQDFKHNNIFGATAFGAFGLFWFGVGMSWLIQLGAFGENLQTAADSRQLGVAFIGYLIFSLFMTVGAMGTHKVLFFIFVAIDFLFIGLSLSSFDIAYGITHTLAGVAELIISLLSFYGSAAAVLNGHYGQTVLPIGKAFGVFTKAD from the coding sequence TTGGAAACAACAAAGACAGTCAAGGTGCTGACTGCCGATCCTAGCGCATTAGGATTATTCGGACTAGCAATGGTCACATTAGTAGCATCTTCGCAAAAACTTGGTTTGACGGAAGGACTTTCTATGGTTCTGCCATGGGCATTCTTTTTAGGAGGCATTGCACAGCTGATTGCTTCCGCTCAGGACTTTAAACACAATAATATCTTTGGGGCAACAGCATTTGGTGCTTTCGGTTTGTTTTGGTTCGGTGTTGGCATGAGCTGGCTCATTCAGCTTGGTGCTTTTGGGGAAAACCTGCAAACCGCCGCAGACAGCCGCCAATTAGGTGTAGCTTTTATTGGATATCTTATATTCAGTCTTTTTATGACAGTTGGTGCTATGGGGACACATAAAGTACTATTTTTTATATTTGTAGCAATTGATTTTCTATTTATCGGTTTATCTTTAAGTTCTTTTGATATAGCATATGGAATAACACATACGCTTGCGGGCGTTGCAGAATTAATTATTTCACTATTATCTTTCTATGGTTCTGCTGCTGCAGTGCTGAACGGTCATTATGGACAGACAGTCCTTCCGATCGGCAAAGCATTCGGTGTCTTCACAAAAGCAGACTAG
- a CDS encoding amidase family protein, with product MNIFTIKEMTITSLQTDLAAGNITSVQLVQTYLERIATADSCEEGTNSVLEINPDALFIAEQMDLERKESKLRGPLHGIPVLIKDNIDTADGMHTSAGTLVLADNFAKQDAFIVRKLREAGAIIIGKVNMTEWANFMSEPMPNGFSGRGGQVRNPYGSFDVGGSSSGTGAAIANNLAVVGIGTETSGSILSPSSSNSLVGIKPTVGLVSRKGIIPIAHSQDTAGPMTRTVQDAALLLQVIAGRDEADPATLFAPSLPDYTAYIRTEGLKGKRLGIDGVTLDNLAPEKRELMEKAFTALREQGAELINVKVPEITRESSVLYHEFKHGVNRYLRTVSSHLPAHTLKEVIEWNRINTETALQHGQDILEASEKTDGTLKQADYLQDRLADIRQSRTEGLDRVMADGKLDAIIFPSYYGCDIAAKAGYPSITVPAGYTEAGEPFGITFTAGAFEESTLIEIGYSYECATQHRKAPK from the coding sequence ATGAATATTTTTACAATTAAAGAAATGACAATTACATCCTTACAAACTGATTTAGCAGCTGGAAACATTACATCAGTTCAGTTAGTCCAGACTTATCTGGAGCGTATTGCAACGGCAGATTCCTGCGAAGAAGGCACAAATAGTGTATTGGAAATCAATCCGGATGCCTTATTTATTGCCGAACAGATGGATTTGGAAAGAAAAGAATCAAAACTGCGCGGACCGCTTCATGGTATTCCTGTACTTATTAAAGACAATATAGATACAGCAGACGGTATGCATACAAGCGCCGGTACGTTAGTTCTTGCTGATAACTTTGCTAAGCAGGATGCTTTTATCGTCAGAAAGCTGCGGGAAGCAGGAGCTATTATTATAGGGAAGGTCAATATGACAGAATGGGCTAATTTTATGTCAGAGCCGATGCCGAATGGTTTCAGCGGACGCGGAGGCCAAGTGCGAAACCCTTATGGCAGCTTTGATGTCGGTGGTTCCAGTTCCGGGACTGGTGCAGCTATTGCGAACAATCTAGCTGTGGTTGGCATAGGAACAGAAACGAGCGGCTCTATTCTCAGCCCTTCAAGCAGTAATTCATTAGTCGGAATCAAACCTACGGTCGGGCTAGTATCGCGCAAAGGAATCATTCCGATTGCTCACAGTCAAGATACTGCTGGACCAATGACAAGGACAGTTCAGGATGCAGCCCTCCTGCTGCAAGTGATTGCCGGCAGGGATGAAGCAGATCCGGCCACTCTCTTTGCTCCATCTCTTCCGGATTACACTGCGTATATTCGAACGGAAGGATTGAAGGGAAAACGCCTTGGTATAGACGGAGTAACGCTGGATAATCTTGCCCCCGAGAAACGCGAGCTAATGGAGAAAGCTTTTACTGCACTGCGTGAGCAAGGGGCAGAACTTATCAACGTAAAAGTCCCGGAGATAACGAGGGAATCCAGTGTTCTGTATCATGAATTCAAGCATGGTGTGAATCGATACTTACGAACAGTCTCATCCCATTTGCCCGCTCATACATTAAAAGAAGTGATTGAATGGAACCGCATCAACACCGAGACTGCACTCCAGCACGGTCAAGATATTCTTGAAGCTTCTGAGAAAACAGATGGCACATTAAAACAAGCAGACTATCTGCAAGATCGGTTAGCTGACATACGGCAATCCCGCACAGAAGGTCTCGATCGCGTTATGGCTGATGGGAAGCTCGATGCGATCATCTTCCCTAGCTATTATGGATGCGATATTGCTGCCAAAGCAGGATATCCTTCTATTACTGTACCTGCTGGATACACAGAGGCTGGTGAACCATTCGGAATTACGTTTACTGCCGGTGCTTTTGAGGAATCTACCTTAATAGAAATCGGCTATAGCTACGAGTGCGCTACACAGCACCGGAAAGCACCAAAATAA
- a CDS encoding amino acid permease codes for MSNKHNNTAPGLQRKLKARHLGMISLGGTIGTGLFLASGGAISEAGPGGALLAYALIGCMVFFLMTSLAEMAAFMPVSGSFSTYATKFVDESLGFALGWNYWFSWASTIAAELVAVTLIMDFWFPDTPSWIWSAISLIIMFLLNYISVKGFGESEYWFALIKVITVIIFIIVGLLMIIGILGGESPGFSNFTTGDAPFNGGFLALIGVFMAAGFSFQGTELLGAAAGEADNPRESIPKAIRSVFWRILLFYILAIFVIGMLIPYTTESLASEDVQLSPFTLVFEKAGIAFAASVMNAVILTAVLSAGNSGMYASTRMLWNLAKEGKAPRFLGKLNKNGVPVNALIGTAVVGCAAFLTSFFGNGIVYTWLLNVAGMTGFIIWIGIAISHYRFRKAYVAQGNDIKDLPYTAKFYPFAPIFALALSIIVVVGQSVSSFTEDGFDLGGFIASYIGIPIFLLCWLIYKVKYKTKMHKLEDVDLTTPEHETAPD; via the coding sequence GTGAGCAACAAACATAACAACACAGCACCTGGACTGCAAAGAAAACTCAAAGCCCGTCATTTAGGGATGATCTCCCTTGGAGGTACGATTGGTACCGGCCTGTTCCTTGCCAGTGGCGGTGCGATCAGTGAAGCTGGTCCTGGCGGCGCACTGCTGGCATATGCCCTCATCGGCTGTATGGTCTTTTTCCTGATGACCAGCCTAGCAGAGATGGCAGCCTTCATGCCCGTATCAGGCAGCTTCAGCACATATGCAACTAAATTTGTCGATGAATCACTTGGCTTTGCATTAGGATGGAACTATTGGTTCAGCTGGGCATCGACTATCGCAGCTGAATTAGTTGCTGTAACCCTGATCATGGACTTCTGGTTCCCGGATACACCATCTTGGATTTGGAGTGCGATCAGTCTGATCATCATGTTCTTACTGAATTATATTTCTGTTAAAGGCTTCGGGGAATCTGAATATTGGTTCGCCTTAATCAAAGTAATCACTGTAATTATCTTCATCATCGTCGGACTGCTGATGATTATCGGTATATTAGGCGGGGAGTCTCCAGGCTTTTCGAATTTTACGACAGGTGACGCTCCATTCAATGGTGGCTTTCTTGCTTTGATCGGTGTGTTCATGGCTGCCGGCTTTTCCTTCCAAGGAACGGAATTGCTTGGGGCTGCCGCCGGAGAAGCTGACAACCCGAGAGAATCCATTCCAAAAGCGATTCGGTCAGTTTTCTGGCGTATCCTGTTATTCTATATTCTCGCCATCTTCGTCATCGGAATGCTCATTCCGTATACAACGGAAAGCTTGGCAAGTGAGGATGTACAGCTTAGTCCGTTCACACTCGTCTTCGAAAAAGCCGGTATCGCGTTTGCTGCATCCGTTATGAATGCTGTCATCCTGACAGCTGTCTTATCTGCCGGAAACTCCGGTATGTATGCGAGCACTCGTATGCTATGGAACCTTGCCAAAGAAGGCAAAGCTCCTCGTTTCCTTGGAAAATTGAACAAAAATGGCGTTCCTGTCAACGCCTTGATCGGTACAGCAGTCGTAGGATGTGCGGCATTCCTTACTTCCTTCTTCGGTAACGGAATTGTTTATACATGGCTATTGAATGTTGCCGGTATGACTGGTTTCATTATCTGGATAGGAATCGCAATCAGTCATTATCGCTTCCGTAAAGCGTATGTAGCACAAGGCAATGATATCAAGGACCTGCCGTACACAGCGAAGTTCTACCCATTCGCTCCAATATTCGCGCTTGCACTAAGTATCATTGTTGTAGTCGGTCAGAGCGTATCTTCCTTTACAGAAGACGGTTTCGATCTTGGAGGATTCATCGCTTCCTATATTGGTATCCCGATCTTCCTGCTTTGCTGGCTTATCTACAAAGTGAAATACAAAACGAAAATGCATAAACTGGAAGATGTTGATTTGACAACTCCTGAACATGAAACAGCCCCGGACTGA
- a CDS encoding DUF4190 domain-containing protein, which produces MGEKRYSPSGTLALGILSMTLPVIGIITGIIALIFANKSIKVTEDTESAKALYLAGRVCGIIGLCYQAFIMIYFIIIITMILTMPGYY; this is translated from the coding sequence ATGGGGGAAAAACGCTATTCACCATCAGGCACGCTGGCACTTGGTATTTTATCGATGACACTCCCAGTGATCGGAATAATCACAGGTATTATTGCACTTATATTTGCAAATAAAAGTATCAAGGTGACAGAAGATACGGAATCTGCAAAGGCATTGTATTTGGCAGGAAGAGTATGCGGTATCATTGGATTGTGCTATCAAGCATTCATCATGATTTACTTCATTATCATAATCACTATGATTTTGACAATGCCAGGGTATTATTAA
- a CDS encoding penicillin-binding transpeptidase domain-containing protein, with amino-acid sequence MIFLLSACSDDQTAKDGLDQFVDNWNAQDFDKMYEQLTEESQKEISKEDFVKRYTDIYDQSGVADLKVTAGDVSEDEEKSDADTQQLPLSVSMQTVAGEVKFDKDAELVKVDGEDGATWKVNWDPSYIFAQLNDNESVRITSVEPERGRILDTNGEELAFNATVPSIGIIPGQLEGEGMTRDETLDQVAELLEMDREEIDSLLDQSWVTDEVDVPIKTLRPDQRDLAAEVTSLPGVQSTDTTSRYYPYGEAAAHLTGYVKKVDAEFLEKDDNASNYDASSSVGSTGLESVYEEQLRGTLGWKIYTVSEDSDEQEVIAETAVKNGEDVELTIDINTQEKIYEQLKDDSGASVALDPKTGATLALVSAPSYDPNNFIFGWDDEEYEKLSNDENSPFSAKFNKAYAPGSTIKPLTAAIGLENGVITPDEKKHIEGLKWDNDGKFGNYSVTRVSEALSAVNLENALITSDNIYFAMTAVDTGAKNFEKGLKSFGFNEELDYAFPTAASSISNEGLDNETLLADSGYGQGQVLMSPLHLAASYTPFINDGNLIKPTLLKSEAEEAVVWHEGVLPKEGADAITEGLRGVVEDERGSAHQPVVDGLTLAGKTGTAELKQSQDDKNGTENGWFVAYDYDKQDMLISMMVEGVQDKGGSHYTVEKVKNVFK; translated from the coding sequence ATGATATTCCTGCTTTCTGCTTGTTCGGATGATCAGACAGCAAAGGATGGTCTTGATCAGTTTGTCGACAATTGGAACGCTCAGGATTTCGATAAGATGTACGAGCAGCTGACAGAAGAATCGCAGAAAGAGATTTCCAAGGAAGATTTCGTCAAACGCTATACAGATATCTATGATCAATCTGGTGTAGCCGATTTGAAAGTCACTGCAGGAGATGTTTCAGAGGATGAAGAGAAATCCGACGCTGACACACAGCAGCTGCCTTTGTCTGTATCCATGCAGACAGTTGCTGGTGAAGTGAAATTCGATAAAGACGCAGAGCTTGTCAAAGTTGATGGAGAAGACGGTGCAACATGGAAAGTGAATTGGGACCCTTCTTATATATTTGCACAGCTTAATGATAACGAGAGCGTGCGCATCACTTCTGTTGAACCAGAACGCGGCCGCATCCTGGATACGAATGGAGAGGAGCTTGCATTCAATGCAACTGTTCCTTCTATCGGCATCATCCCAGGTCAGCTTGAAGGGGAAGGGATGACACGGGATGAGACGCTGGATCAAGTGGCTGAACTTCTTGAGATGGACCGGGAAGAGATTGACAGCTTACTTGACCAGAGCTGGGTGACGGATGAAGTAGATGTACCAATTAAAACATTGCGCCCAGATCAGCGTGATCTAGCTGCGGAAGTAACGTCACTTCCAGGTGTGCAGAGTACAGATACAACTTCAAGGTATTATCCGTACGGAGAAGCGGCAGCACATTTGACTGGGTATGTGAAGAAAGTAGATGCTGAGTTCCTTGAGAAGGACGACAATGCCTCTAACTACGATGCTAGCTCCTCTGTTGGCTCAACAGGGTTGGAATCAGTCTATGAGGAACAGCTACGCGGGACATTAGGATGGAAAATCTACACTGTTTCAGAAGACAGCGATGAGCAAGAAGTGATTGCTGAGACAGCTGTGAAAAATGGTGAAGATGTCGAGCTGACCATTGATATTAATACGCAAGAGAAGATATATGAACAGCTAAAGGATGACAGCGGTGCTTCTGTTGCCTTGGATCCGAAAACAGGAGCTACCCTGGCATTGGTGAGTGCACCATCTTATGATCCGAATAATTTCATTTTTGGATGGGATGATGAGGAATACGAGAAGCTGTCCAATGATGAGAATAGTCCGTTTTCAGCTAAATTCAATAAAGCTTATGCACCAGGATCCACTATCAAGCCGCTTACAGCTGCTATTGGATTGGAAAATGGAGTCATTACACCAGATGAGAAGAAGCATATTGAAGGGCTGAAATGGGATAATGATGGCAAGTTCGGAAATTACAGTGTGACGCGTGTTTCAGAAGCCCTTTCGGCTGTGAATCTAGAGAATGCGCTGATTACATCGGATAATATCTACTTTGCGATGACAGCGGTGGATACCGGAGCGAAAAACTTCGAAAAAGGTTTGAAATCCTTCGGCTTCAATGAAGAATTGGATTATGCATTCCCAACGGCAGCATCGTCTATTTCCAATGAAGGTCTTGATAATGAGACCCTTCTTGCAGATTCGGGCTATGGCCAAGGGCAAGTGCTTATGTCTCCGCTTCATTTAGCAGCATCTTATACGCCTTTTATCAATGATGGCAACTTGATAAAGCCGACGTTGCTGAAGTCGGAAGCGGAGGAAGCTGTCGTATGGCATGAAGGTGTTCTGCCGAAAGAAGGAGCAGATGCTATCACAGAAGGTCTTCGCGGTGTTGTGGAAGATGAACGCGGCTCAGCACATCAGCCTGTTGTGGATGGTCTGACGCTCGCTGGTAAAACTGGTACTGCTGAATTGAAGCAAAGCCAAGATGACAAGAACGGTACGGAAAATGGCTGGTTCGTTGCTTATGATTACGATAAGCAGGACATGCTGATCAGCATGATGGTAGAGGGTGTCCAGGATAAAGGCGGCAGCCATTATACTGTTGAGAAAGTGAAGAATGTCTTCAAATAA
- the manA gene encoding mannose-6-phosphate isomerase, class I has translation MYKQEPIFLEPALQERIWGGTKLADVFGYQLPSEQTGEAWVISAHPNGPSKIRNGELAGQTLLDAWQNHRDLFGEHDNEDYPLLVKILDAKTDLSVQVHPADDYAQEVENEPYGKTECWYVIDAEPGAEIVFGHHAQTKEQLEQMIDQGEWDQLLQRIPVKKGDFVYVPSGAIHAIGAGIVILETQQSSDITYRVYDYDRKDDQGNERELHLDSAKAVSTVPHVTNETRKSAVTNGALTEQQLVQSEYFTVYHWQLAGQIERKAPDSFLQVSIIEGNGEIILDGQSYQLKKGDHFVLPVHIGNYTLKGRLEAIASHV, from the coding sequence ATGTATAAACAGGAGCCTATTTTTCTGGAACCCGCTTTGCAAGAGCGGATCTGGGGAGGGACGAAGCTTGCAGATGTATTCGGTTATCAGCTGCCTTCCGAACAAACTGGTGAAGCGTGGGTTATTTCTGCACATCCGAACGGACCAAGCAAGATACGGAATGGTGAATTAGCAGGTCAGACGTTATTGGATGCATGGCAGAACCATCGTGATTTATTTGGAGAGCATGACAATGAAGATTATCCATTGCTTGTAAAAATCCTCGATGCGAAGACAGACTTGTCTGTACAGGTGCATCCCGCTGATGACTATGCACAGGAAGTGGAGAACGAACCTTATGGAAAGACAGAATGCTGGTATGTAATCGATGCCGAGCCTGGAGCCGAGATTGTTTTCGGTCATCATGCACAAACGAAGGAACAGCTGGAACAGATGATTGATCAAGGTGAATGGGATCAGCTGCTGCAAAGGATCCCTGTTAAAAAGGGCGATTTCGTGTATGTCCCAAGTGGGGCGATCCACGCTATCGGAGCGGGTATTGTCATTCTAGAAACGCAGCAAAGCTCTGACATCACATATCGTGTGTATGACTATGACCGGAAAGATGACCAAGGGAATGAACGAGAGCTGCATTTGGATTCAGCCAAAGCTGTGTCGACTGTTCCGCATGTAACAAATGAAACCAGAAAATCAGCTGTGACGAATGGTGCACTAACAGAGCAGCAGCTCGTGCAAAGTGAGTACTTTACAGTCTATCATTGGCAGCTAGCAGGTCAGATTGAACGGAAAGCTCCAGATTCGTTTCTGCAAGTCAGCATTATTGAAGGGAACGGAGAGATCATATTGGATGGTCAATCCTATCAATTGAAAAAAGGCGATCATTTCGTACTTCCTGTTCACATCGGCAATTATACGTTGAAAGGGCGACTCGAAGCGATTGCTTCTCATGTGTAA
- a CDS encoding PAS domain S-box protein translates to MEKEIHYSTKINDAFFRQVIDYVGAGVVITDPSLPDNPIIYTNKAFEQVTGYTTKEIIGQNCRFLQGEKTSREEVAKVRKAIEEEQSVIVELLNYRKDGKSFWNELSMYPIFVPSEDKLYFVGVQQDISDRKNKERQADDYKQEASLLSTPFVPISEKVCILPLVGNINSERWEEIYQRISVHVHDHDEETFIMDLQGVMELNEDVHRGLLRLHQLLQVMGARLIVTGLEPRTAKVSVKLADFRKKEISFYANVQQALEATRANH, encoded by the coding sequence ATGGAAAAAGAAATCCACTATTCGACCAAAATAAACGATGCCTTCTTTCGCCAAGTCATCGATTATGTAGGAGCCGGCGTTGTTATCACTGATCCTTCACTGCCAGATAATCCGATCATCTATACGAATAAAGCATTTGAGCAGGTCACAGGCTACACGACAAAAGAAATAATCGGTCAAAATTGTCGATTCCTCCAAGGAGAAAAGACTTCTCGAGAAGAAGTAGCAAAAGTACGAAAAGCGATAGAAGAGGAACAATCTGTCATTGTAGAATTGCTGAATTATCGAAAAGACGGAAAATCTTTCTGGAATGAACTTTCCATGTATCCAATTTTTGTTCCTAGCGAAGACAAGTTATATTTTGTTGGTGTTCAACAGGATATCTCAGATCGTAAGAACAAAGAAAGGCAAGCAGACGACTATAAACAGGAGGCCTCTCTGCTGTCTACTCCATTCGTTCCAATCTCAGAAAAGGTATGTATACTTCCTCTGGTAGGCAATATTAATTCGGAGCGCTGGGAAGAAATCTACCAACGTATCTCCGTCCATGTCCATGATCATGATGAAGAAACATTTATTATGGATCTGCAAGGTGTGATGGAATTGAATGAAGACGTGCATAGAGGGTTGCTGCGACTCCATCAATTGCTGCAAGTGATGGGAGCTCGGCTGATCGTTACAGGGCTTGAACCGAGAACCGCTAAAGTCAGCGTGAAGCTGGCAGACTTCCGTAAAAAAGAAATTTCATTTTACGCAAATGTTCAGCAAGCCTTAGAAGCTACCCGTGCCAACCATTAA
- a CDS encoding TetR/AcrR family transcriptional regulator codes for MITDKKERVIEAAALSFSQFGFKATTMASVAKIAKVAKGTIYTFFDSKESLFSTILERTMKQLRQAADTAIQEEAAFHENIQAMLDAILGFRENHQLLIKMGQEAKELGTAEVLEILTQVERQILDYIKSVIMKEKAKGIVTKHDPELLAFLVYKTYIALISDWERQHDPLPKETISEVIRAQIH; via the coding sequence ATGATTACAGATAAAAAAGAACGAGTCATCGAAGCAGCAGCTTTGTCTTTTAGTCAATTCGGTTTCAAAGCGACGACTATGGCATCTGTTGCGAAAATAGCCAAAGTAGCTAAGGGCACGATTTATACGTTCTTTGATAGCAAAGAGTCATTGTTCTCCACCATCCTAGAACGGACAATGAAGCAGTTGCGACAAGCAGCTGATACAGCGATACAGGAAGAAGCAGCTTTTCATGAAAATATCCAAGCTATGCTGGATGCAATTCTCGGGTTCCGGGAAAATCACCAGCTGCTGATCAAGATGGGACAGGAAGCGAAGGAATTGGGTACAGCAGAAGTATTAGAGATTCTTACCCAAGTAGAGCGACAGATTCTAGATTATATCAAGTCAGTTATCATGAAAGAAAAGGCGAAAGGTATTGTTACCAAACATGATCCTGAGCTGCTTGCATTTCTTGTTTATAAAACATATATTGCGCTCATTTCCGATTGGGAACGGCAGCACGACCCGCTGCCAAAGGAAACAATCTCAGAAGTCATTAGAGCTCAAATTCATTGA